A part of Synechococcus sp. KORDI-49 genomic DNA contains:
- the rpsH gene encoding 30S ribosomal protein S8 gives MANHDPISDMLTRIRNASEKRHETTKIPASRMTRSIAKVLQQEGFISEISEQGEGVRTELVLALKYSGKHRLPTIRSMQRVSKPGLRIYKNTRGLPKVLGGLGVAIISTSKGVMSDRDARREGVGGEVLCYVY, from the coding sequence ATGGCCAACCACGACCCCATTTCCGACATGCTCACCCGCATTCGCAATGCGAGTGAGAAGCGTCACGAGACCACCAAGATCCCCGCTTCGCGGATGACCCGCAGCATCGCCAAGGTGCTGCAGCAGGAAGGCTTCATCTCCGAGATCAGCGAACAGGGTGAAGGGGTGCGCACCGAACTGGTGCTCGCCCTCAAGTACAGCGGTAAGCATCGTCTTCCCACGATCCGATCGATGCAGCGGGTGAGCAAGCCAGGCCTGCGCATCTACAAGAACACCCGCGGACTGCCCAAGGTCCTGGGCGGCCTCGGCGTCGCGATCATCTCCACCTCCAAAGGGGTGATGAGTGATCGCGATGCCCGACGCGAGGGCGTCGGTGGCGAAGTGCTCTGTTACGTCTACTGA
- a CDS encoding adenylate kinase, which translates to MKTRLLFLGPPGAGKGTQAGRLCEAHAMKHLSTGDLLRGEVAAGTALGKEAEAVMNRGELVSDGLVLAIVESQMKTLHGGGWLLDGFPRTVPQAEALEPLLTDLQQPIEAVVLLELDDAVLIERLLARGRADDNEAVIRNRLEVYREKTAPLISFYRDKGLLIQVPAQGSVEEISERIVQALS; encoded by the coding sequence ATGAAAACCCGCCTCCTCTTTCTCGGTCCCCCCGGCGCCGGCAAGGGCACCCAGGCCGGCCGGCTCTGCGAGGCCCACGCCATGAAGCACCTCTCCACAGGCGACCTGCTGCGCGGAGAGGTGGCTGCCGGAACAGCCCTCGGCAAGGAAGCCGAAGCCGTCATGAATAGAGGCGAGCTGGTGAGTGATGGGCTTGTCCTGGCGATCGTGGAAAGTCAGATGAAGACGCTGCACGGCGGCGGCTGGCTGCTGGACGGTTTCCCCCGCACCGTTCCGCAGGCCGAAGCACTGGAACCGCTCCTGACTGATCTGCAGCAGCCGATCGAGGCCGTCGTGCTGCTGGAGCTTGACGACGCCGTGCTGATCGAGCGTCTGCTGGCCCGTGGCCGGGCCGACGACAATGAAGCGGTGATCCGCAACCGGCTGGAGGTTTACCGCGAGAAGACCGCTCCCCTGATCAGCTTCTACCGCGACAAGGGTCTACTGATTCAGGTCCCGGCTCAGGGGAGTGTCGAGGAGATCTCAGAGCGGATCGTTCAGGCCCTGAGTTGA
- the rplX gene encoding 50S ribosomal protein L24: MATATSKAKPTDRIKMRIRKGDTVQVIAGKDKGKTGEVLRTLPNENRVIVEGINLRTRHEKPTQEGETGRIVTEEASLHASNVMLYSTDKKVASRVEIVVEKDGSKKRRLKKTGEVID; encoded by the coding sequence ATGGCGACTGCAACCAGCAAGGCCAAGCCCACCGATCGCATCAAGATGCGCATCCGCAAAGGCGACACCGTTCAGGTGATCGCCGGCAAGGACAAGGGCAAAACCGGAGAGGTGCTGCGCACCCTGCCGAATGAGAACCGGGTGATCGTCGAAGGCATCAACCTGCGCACCCGACACGAGAAGCCCACCCAGGAGGGCGAGACCGGTCGCATCGTGACCGAGGAGGCATCTCTGCATGCCTCCAACGTGATGCTCTATTCCACCGACAAGAAGGTGGCCAGCCGCGTGGAGATCGTCGTCGAAAAGGACGGCAGCAAGAAACGACGGCTGAAGAAAACCGGTGAAGTCATCGACTGA
- the rpsM gene encoding 30S ribosomal protein S13 yields MARIAGVDIPRDKRIEVALTYIYGIGPTRARTILSKSGVNPDIRVKDLEDGDVQKLRGATEAYTIEGDLRRQEGMALKRLQDIGCVRGRRHRMSLPVRGQRTRTNARTRRGARKTVAGKKK; encoded by the coding sequence GTGGCACGGATCGCCGGCGTTGACATTCCCCGCGACAAGCGGATCGAAGTCGCCCTCACCTACATCTATGGAATCGGGCCCACCCGGGCACGGACCATCCTCAGCAAATCCGGAGTCAATCCGGACATCCGGGTCAAGGATCTCGAGGATGGCGATGTGCAGAAACTCAGGGGGGCCACCGAGGCCTACACGATCGAAGGCGATCTGCGCCGCCAGGAGGGCATGGCCCTGAAGCGCCTTCAGGACATCGGCTGCGTCCGCGGCCGTCGCCACCGCATGAGTCTGCCTGTGCGCGGCCAGCGCACCCGCACCAATGCGCGGACCCGCCGGGGCGCCCGCAAGACCGTGGCCGGCAAGAAGAAGTAA
- the rpmJ gene encoding 50S ribosomal protein L36 → MKVRASVKKMCDKCRVIRRHGRVMVICTNPKHKQRQG, encoded by the coding sequence ATGAAGGTGCGCGCCTCAGTCAAGAAAATGTGCGACAAGTGCCGGGTGATCCGTCGCCACGGCCGCGTGATGGTGATCTGCACCAACCCGAAGCACAAGCAGCGTCAGGGCTGA
- the rplO gene encoding 50S ribosomal protein L15 gives MTLRLDSLKANKGARRRKLRKGRGIAAGQGASCGFGMRGQKSRSGRPTRPGFEGGQMPLYRRVPKLKHFPLVNPKQFTVLNVSALNDLKDGSTVNLDSLVKDGIVTSPKHPLKLLGNGDLKAKKLTVQAAAFTASARTKIEAAGGTCETLA, from the coding sequence ATGACTCTCCGACTCGACTCCCTCAAAGCCAACAAAGGCGCCCGACGCCGCAAACTGCGCAAGGGTCGCGGCATCGCCGCTGGTCAGGGCGCCAGCTGCGGTTTCGGCATGCGTGGCCAGAAATCCCGTTCCGGCCGTCCCACCCGCCCCGGCTTCGAGGGTGGTCAGATGCCTCTCTACCGCCGCGTCCCGAAGCTCAAGCACTTCCCGCTGGTGAACCCGAAGCAGTTCACCGTGCTGAATGTGTCGGCCCTCAACGACCTCAAGGACGGCAGCACCGTCAACCTTGATTCACTGGTCAAGGACGGGATCGTCACCAGCCCCAAGCATCCCCTGAAGCTGCTGGGTAACGGTGATCTCAAGGCCAAGAAGCTGACCGTGCAAGCCGCTGCCTTCACAGCCTCCGCCCGCACCAAGATCGAAGCCGCCGGCGGCACCTGCGAAACCCTCGCCTGA
- a CDS encoding DNA-directed RNA polymerase subunit alpha → MLQYQIDRIEHQVDEDRAQTGVFLIGPLERGQATTLGNALRRVLMGGLEGSAVTAIRIAGVNHEYATVPGVREDVLDILLNCKQLSINNRSGELEIGRLVIAGPADVKAGDLQFSSQVQVVDVNRPIATVADGHSLELEVHVERGVGYRPVDRHNEDTSAIDLLQIDAVFMPVIRVNFSIDETAVAEGGSARERLKISIVTDGSITPDDALAQAANQLIELFQPLATVTLVEEPGVEPEPSAEAQIPLEELNLSVRAYNCLKRAQVNSVSDLMGFSYEDLLEIKNFGSKSADEVIEALERIGISIPQSRTTA, encoded by the coding sequence GTGCTGCAGTACCAGATCGATCGCATCGAGCATCAGGTTGATGAGGACCGCGCCCAGACCGGCGTGTTTCTCATCGGCCCCCTCGAGCGCGGCCAGGCCACCACTCTTGGCAACGCCCTGCGCCGGGTGCTGATGGGAGGCCTGGAAGGCAGTGCGGTCACCGCCATCCGCATCGCAGGCGTCAATCACGAGTACGCCACCGTTCCGGGCGTTCGCGAGGACGTGCTCGACATCCTGCTGAACTGCAAGCAGCTGTCGATCAACAACCGATCGGGTGAGCTGGAGATCGGCCGTCTTGTGATCGCGGGCCCCGCCGATGTGAAAGCAGGCGATCTGCAGTTCTCCTCCCAGGTTCAGGTGGTGGATGTCAACCGTCCGATCGCGACGGTTGCCGATGGCCACAGCCTGGAGCTGGAGGTGCATGTGGAGCGAGGCGTCGGCTACCGCCCCGTCGACCGCCACAACGAGGACACCAGCGCCATTGATCTGCTCCAGATCGATGCCGTGTTCATGCCGGTGATCCGGGTGAACTTCAGCATTGATGAGACAGCCGTGGCCGAAGGCGGTTCCGCCCGCGAGCGTCTCAAGATCTCGATCGTCACCGATGGATCCATCACTCCCGACGACGCTCTGGCACAGGCAGCCAACCAGCTGATCGAGCTGTTCCAGCCCCTGGCCACGGTGACTCTGGTGGAGGAACCCGGTGTCGAACCGGAGCCCTCCGCAGAAGCCCAGATCCCTCTCGAAGAGCTGAACCTCTCCGTCCGGGCCTACAACTGCCTCAAGCGGGCCCAGGTCAATTCCGTTTCCGACCTGATGGGCTTCAGCTACGAGGATCTGCTGGAGATCAAGAACTTCGGTTCCAAGTCCGCCGATGAGGTGATCGAAGCGCTTGAGCGCATCGGCATCTCCATCCCCCAGAGCCGCACGACAGCCTGA
- the rpsS gene encoding 30S ribosomal protein S19, with amino-acid sequence MGRSLKKGPFIADSLLRKVEKQNDNDDKSVIKTWSRASTILPMMIGHTIAVHNGKTHVPVFITEQMVGHKLGEFAPTRTFKGHIKDKKGGR; translated from the coding sequence ATGGGACGTTCACTCAAAAAAGGCCCGTTCATCGCTGACAGCCTGCTTCGCAAGGTTGAAAAGCAGAACGACAACGACGACAAGTCCGTGATCAAAACCTGGTCACGGGCCTCCACGATCCTGCCGATGATGATCGGTCACACCATTGCCGTTCACAACGGCAAGACTCACGTGCCCGTCTTCATCACCGAGCAGATGGTGGGGCACAAGCTGGGGGAGTTCGCTCCCACCCGCACCTTCAAGGGCCACATCAAAGACAAAAAAGGAGGCCGCTGA
- the rplP gene encoding 50S ribosomal protein L16, with amino-acid sequence MLSPKRVKFRKMQRGRMRGVATRGNTIAFGEFALQAQECGWITSRQIEASRRAMTRYVKRGGKIWIRIFPDKSITMRAAETRMGSGKGNPEFWVAVIKPGRILFEMGGAEITPEIARAAMRLAQYKLPVKTKFISLDEPKEQPAAEAPAAAEAVTVES; translated from the coding sequence ATGCTGAGTCCAAAACGCGTCAAATTCCGGAAAATGCAGCGAGGCCGCATGCGCGGCGTCGCTACCCGGGGCAACACCATCGCCTTCGGTGAATTCGCACTGCAGGCACAGGAATGCGGCTGGATCACCTCGCGCCAGATCGAGGCCAGCCGTCGCGCCATGACCCGCTACGTCAAGCGGGGCGGGAAGATCTGGATCCGGATCTTCCCGGACAAGTCGATCACGATGCGCGCTGCCGAGACCCGGATGGGTTCCGGTAAGGGCAACCCGGAATTCTGGGTGGCCGTGATCAAGCCAGGTCGGATCCTGTTCGAGATGGGTGGTGCCGAAATCACCCCCGAGATCGCACGGGCTGCCATGCGCCTGGCCCAGTACAAGCTGCCCGTGAAGACCAAGTTCATCTCTCTGGATGAACCGAAGGAGCAACCGGCTGCGGAAGCACCGGCTGCTGCTGAAGCCGTCACCGTGGAGTCCTGA
- the secY gene encoding preprotein translocase subunit SecY, whose product MLVSRGRNPNAAEVISQLVTNPGLRNRVLTTLGLLLLVRLGIYIPIPGIDRDAFRSFIDQGGQLIGFLDIFTGGGISTLGVFALGILPFINASIILQLLTAALPQLEDLQKNEGEAGRRKIAQITRYVALGWGLIQSVVFAMILRQYALEGLSEVVFVVQTALCLVTGSMVVMWLSEVITERGIGQGASLVIFLNIVSTLPTALGSTIEKAQTGDRGDVLGIIVLVLVFLATIVGIIFVQEGARRIPIVSAKRQVGGAGVLPTRQSYLPLKLNAGGVMPIIFASALIFLPVTVANLTSNEWLIRAASALNPGAPNPWPYALAFFALILGFSYFYASLTVNPADIASNLKKGGVAIPGVRPGSATATYLSGVQNRLTLLGGLFLGAVAIIPAAVERATNVQTFQGLGATSLLILVGVAIDTAKQVQTYVISQRYEGLVRQ is encoded by the coding sequence ATGCTCGTCAGTCGGGGACGCAACCCCAACGCCGCCGAAGTGATCAGCCAGTTGGTCACCAACCCGGGGCTGCGCAACCGGGTGCTCACCACCCTCGGACTGCTGCTGCTCGTCAGGCTTGGGATCTACATCCCGATTCCGGGCATCGACCGGGACGCCTTCCGCAGTTTCATCGACCAGGGCGGCCAGCTGATCGGCTTCCTGGACATCTTCACGGGCGGGGGCATCTCGACTCTGGGCGTGTTCGCCCTCGGCATCCTGCCGTTCATCAACGCCTCGATCATCCTGCAACTGCTGACGGCAGCCTTGCCGCAGCTGGAAGACCTCCAGAAGAACGAAGGCGAGGCAGGACGACGCAAGATCGCCCAGATCACCCGCTACGTCGCTCTGGGCTGGGGCCTGATTCAAAGCGTGGTGTTCGCCATGATCCTCCGGCAGTACGCCCTGGAGGGACTGAGCGAGGTCGTCTTCGTCGTTCAGACAGCCCTGTGCCTTGTGACCGGCTCCATGGTGGTGATGTGGCTGAGCGAGGTGATCACCGAGCGCGGCATCGGTCAGGGAGCCTCACTGGTCATCTTCCTCAACATCGTGTCCACCCTGCCCACGGCTCTGGGGTCCACGATCGAGAAAGCCCAGACCGGCGACCGCGGCGATGTGCTCGGCATCATCGTGCTCGTGCTCGTTTTTCTGGCCACGATCGTGGGGATCATCTTCGTTCAGGAAGGAGCCCGGCGGATCCCCATCGTCAGCGCCAAGCGCCAGGTGGGTGGGGCCGGCGTTCTGCCCACCCGACAGAGTTATCTGCCCCTGAAGCTCAATGCCGGCGGCGTGATGCCGATAATTTTCGCTTCGGCGCTGATCTTCCTGCCCGTCACGGTCGCCAATCTCACCAGCAACGAATGGCTGATCCGTGCCGCCAGTGCCCTGAATCCAGGCGCTCCGAACCCCTGGCCCTATGCCCTGGCCTTCTTCGCGTTGATCCTGGGATTTTCCTATTTCTATGCCTCACTGACCGTGAACCCGGCCGACATCGCCTCGAATCTCAAGAAGGGTGGTGTCGCAATTCCAGGGGTGCGTCCCGGCAGTGCCACGGCCACCTATCTCTCCGGGGTTCAGAACCGGCTCACACTGCTGGGCGGTCTGTTCCTCGGTGCCGTGGCGATCATCCCCGCAGCCGTGGAACGCGCCACCAACGTGCAGACCTTCCAGGGCCTCGGTGCCACCTCACTGCTGATCCTGGTGGGCGTGGCGATCGACACGGCCAAGCAGGTGCAGACCTATGTGATCTCCCAGCGCTACGAGGGTCTGGTGCGCCAGTGA
- the rpsE gene encoding 30S ribosomal protein S5, translated as MTDSSPQSNPNAVPGAADVPAAAEGQQQEQRRGGRGERGERRGRRGDRRNQERDSEWQERVVQIRRVSKTVKGGKKMSFRAIVVVGNEKGQVGVGVGKAGDVIGAVRKGVADGKKHLVKVPLTRHSSIPTLSNGRDGAASVLIRPAAPGTGVIAGGSIRTVLELAGIKNVLAKRLGSKTPLNNARAAMVALSLLRTHKETAKERGISLEQIYS; from the coding sequence ATGACCGATTCCTCCCCCCAATCCAATCCAAACGCCGTGCCCGGCGCAGCTGATGTTCCTGCAGCGGCTGAAGGCCAGCAGCAGGAACAGCGCCGTGGTGGCCGCGGTGAGCGTGGCGAACGCCGCGGTCGTCGCGGTGATCGCCGCAATCAGGAGCGCGACTCCGAATGGCAGGAGCGCGTGGTGCAGATCCGCCGTGTCTCCAAGACCGTGAAAGGCGGCAAGAAGATGAGCTTCCGGGCCATCGTCGTCGTCGGCAACGAGAAAGGCCAGGTCGGCGTCGGCGTCGGCAAGGCCGGTGATGTGATCGGCGCCGTCCGCAAGGGTGTCGCCGATGGCAAGAAGCATCTCGTGAAGGTGCCCCTCACCCGTCACAGTTCGATCCCGACCCTGTCCAACGGTCGCGACGGCGCCGCCAGTGTGCTGATCCGCCCCGCTGCCCCAGGTACCGGTGTGATCGCAGGCGGTTCGATCCGCACGGTGCTGGAACTTGCCGGCATCAAGAATGTCCTGGCCAAGCGCCTGGGCAGCAAGACCCCCCTCAACAACGCCCGGGCTGCCATGGTGGCCCTGTCGCTTCTCCGCACCCACAAGGAGACGGCCAAGGAACGGGGAATCTCCCTCGAGCAGATCTACTCCTGA
- the rplE gene encoding 50S ribosomal protein L5, whose product MSLKKRYRETIQPKLKKDLSLTNIHEVPKVIKVTVNRGLGEAAQNAKSLEASVNELAQITGQKVVVTRAKKAIAGFKIRQGMPIGCAVTLRGDRMYAFLERLINLALPRIRDFRGVSPKSFDGRGNYTLGVREQIIFPEISFDKIDAIRGMDITIVTTARSDEEGRALLREMGMPFRSN is encoded by the coding sequence ATGTCACTCAAAAAGCGCTACCGGGAGACCATTCAGCCCAAGCTGAAGAAGGATCTCTCCCTCACGAACATCCACGAAGTCCCCAAGGTGATCAAAGTCACCGTCAACCGGGGACTCGGCGAAGCCGCCCAGAACGCCAAGTCCCTTGAGGCCTCGGTGAATGAGCTGGCGCAGATCACCGGCCAGAAGGTCGTGGTCACACGGGCCAAGAAGGCCATCGCCGGCTTCAAGATCCGCCAGGGCATGCCGATCGGCTGTGCCGTCACCCTGCGTGGTGACCGGATGTATGCCTTTCTGGAGCGCCTGATCAACCTGGCTCTGCCCAGGATCCGTGACTTCCGGGGTGTGAGTCCCAAGAGCTTCGACGGCCGGGGGAACTACACCCTGGGCGTCCGTGAGCAGATCATCTTCCCTGAGATTTCCTTCGACAAGATCGATGCCATCAGGGGCATGGACATCACCATCGTGACCACTGCCCGTTCAGACGAAGAGGGCCGGGCCCTCCTCCGCGAGATGGGAATGCCGTTCCGCAGCAACTGA
- the rplR gene encoding 50S ribosomal protein L18: MSTTSRKQQTQKRHRRLRRHLSGTANRPRLAVFRSNNHIYAQVINDEAQSTLCSASTVDKELRAGLKASGGSCDASVAVGELVAKRAIAQGIQQVVFDRGGNLYHGRIKALADAAREAGLQF, encoded by the coding sequence ATGTCCACCACCTCCCGCAAACAGCAGACCCAGAAACGCCACAGGCGTCTGCGTCGTCATCTCAGTGGCACGGCCAATCGCCCTCGGCTGGCCGTGTTCCGCTCCAACAATCACATCTACGCCCAGGTCATCAACGACGAAGCGCAGAGCACCCTCTGCTCTGCGTCCACCGTTGACAAGGAGCTGCGTGCCGGCCTCAAGGCCAGTGGCGGCAGCTGTGACGCCTCTGTCGCCGTCGGCGAGCTCGTGGCCAAACGAGCCATCGCGCAGGGCATCCAGCAGGTGGTCTTCGACCGTGGCGGCAACCTGTACCACGGCCGGATCAAGGCCCTTGCCGACGCCGCCCGGGAAGCGGGCCTTCAGTTCTGA
- the rpsK gene encoding 30S ribosomal protein S11 → MAKPAKKSGPKKAKRNVPNGVAHIQSTFNNTIVSITDTAGEVISWSSAGASGFKGARKGTPFAAQTAAEAAARRALEQGMRQIEVLVRGPGSGRETAIRALQVAGLEITLIRDVTPLPHNGCRRPKRRRV, encoded by the coding sequence ATGGCCAAACCCGCCAAGAAATCCGGTCCCAAGAAGGCCAAGCGCAACGTCCCCAACGGCGTTGCCCACATCCAGAGCACCTTCAACAACACGATCGTCTCGATCACCGACACCGCCGGCGAGGTCATCTCGTGGTCATCGGCCGGGGCGAGCGGTTTCAAAGGTGCCCGCAAAGGCACACCCTTCGCTGCCCAGACCGCTGCCGAGGCTGCAGCCCGTCGGGCCCTCGAACAGGGAATGCGCCAGATCGAAGTTCTGGTGCGCGGCCCAGGATCCGGCCGTGAAACCGCGATCCGGGCCCTTCAGGTCGCCGGACTCGAGATCACGTTGATCCGGGATGTCACCCCTCTGCCCCACAACGGTTGCCGCCGGCCCAAGCGCCGCCGCGTCTGA
- the rpsC gene encoding 30S ribosomal protein S3, protein MGHKINPTGLRLGITQEHRSRWYAPSKSYPALLQEDDRIRKFIHKKYGSAGISDVLIARKADQLEVELKTARPGVLVGRQGSGIEDLRSGIQKTVGDQSRQVRINVVEVERVDGDAFLLAEYIAQQLEKRVAFRRTIRMAVQRAQRAGVLGLKIQVSGRLNGAEIARTEWTREGRVPLHTLRADIDYATKVASTTYGVLGIKVWVFKGEVLGDEAPQIPVGATPRRRASRRPQQFEDRSNEG, encoded by the coding sequence ATGGGACACAAAATCAACCCAACCGGTCTGCGCCTGGGGATCACCCAGGAACACCGGTCCCGCTGGTACGCCCCCAGCAAGAGCTATCCGGCCCTCCTCCAGGAGGACGACCGGATTCGCAAGTTCATCCACAAGAAGTACGGCTCAGCCGGCATCAGTGATGTGCTGATCGCCCGCAAGGCCGACCAACTCGAGGTCGAGCTCAAAACCGCTCGCCCCGGCGTCCTCGTCGGTCGCCAGGGCAGCGGCATCGAGGACCTGCGCTCCGGCATCCAGAAGACGGTCGGGGATCAGAGCCGCCAGGTTCGGATCAACGTCGTCGAAGTGGAGCGCGTGGACGGCGATGCCTTCCTGCTGGCTGAGTACATCGCCCAGCAGCTGGAGAAGCGGGTCGCCTTCCGGCGCACCATCCGCATGGCTGTCCAGCGCGCTCAGCGCGCTGGCGTCCTCGGCCTGAAGATCCAGGTGTCCGGTCGCCTCAACGGCGCCGAGATCGCCCGGACCGAATGGACCCGCGAGGGTCGTGTCCCCCTGCACACGCTGCGGGCGGACATCGACTACGCCACCAAGGTTGCCAGCACCACCTACGGGGTGCTGGGAATCAAGGTGTGGGTGTTCAAAGGGGAAGTGCTGGGCGATGAAGCCCCGCAGATCCCGGTGGGTGCCACCCCCCGCCGCAGGGCCAGCCGTCGGCCCCAACAGTTCGAAGACCGCTCCAACGAGGGGTGA
- the rpsQ gene encoding 30S ribosomal protein S17: MAVKERVGTVVSDKMEKTVVVAVESRFPHPIYQKTVSRTTRYKAHDEDNTCRVGDRVRITETRPMSRHKRWTIAEVLSHSPKADKTDKAATPEAEAPPAEEVTP; encoded by the coding sequence ATGGCAGTCAAGGAAAGGGTCGGCACCGTCGTCAGCGACAAGATGGAAAAAACGGTGGTGGTGGCGGTGGAAAGCCGCTTCCCACATCCCATCTATCAAAAGACGGTCAGCCGCACCACCCGTTACAAGGCGCACGACGAAGACAACACCTGTCGCGTCGGAGACCGCGTCCGCATCACCGAGACCCGTCCGATGAGCCGGCACAAGCGCTGGACCATCGCCGAGGTTCTCAGTCACAGCCCCAAGGCTGACAAGACGGACAAGGCTGCGACCCCTGAGGCCGAGGCCCCACCCGCTGAGGAGGTGACCCCGTGA
- the rplF gene encoding 50S ribosomal protein L6 → MSRIGKNPVPLPDKVTVSLDGLTVKVKGPKGELERTLPEGVSVSQEENTIVVTPSTTKRFSRERHGLCRTLVANMVEGVSNGYSKSLEIVGVGSRAQVKGKTLVVSAGYSHPVEMEPPDGITFKVENNTKVIVSGIDKELVGNEAAKVRAIRPPEPYKGKGIKYEGERILRKAGKSGKK, encoded by the coding sequence ATGTCACGCATCGGCAAAAACCCCGTTCCACTTCCCGACAAGGTGACCGTCTCCCTTGACGGTCTGACCGTGAAGGTCAAGGGCCCCAAAGGGGAACTGGAGCGCACGCTTCCAGAAGGCGTCAGCGTCAGCCAGGAGGAGAACACCATCGTGGTGACTCCCTCCACCACCAAGCGTTTCTCAAGGGAGCGCCACGGACTCTGCCGCACCCTCGTCGCCAACATGGTCGAAGGGGTCAGCAACGGTTATAGCAAGAGTCTGGAAATCGTCGGTGTGGGCTCCCGAGCCCAGGTCAAGGGCAAGACCCTTGTCGTCAGTGCCGGCTACAGCCACCCGGTCGAGATGGAGCCGCCCGACGGCATCACCTTCAAGGTTGAGAACAACACCAAGGTGATCGTCTCCGGCATCGACAAGGAGCTGGTAGGCAACGAAGCCGCCAAAGTCCGCGCCATTCGTCCCCCTGAGCCCTACAAGGGCAAGGGCATCAAATACGAGGGCGAGCGCATCCTGCGCAAAGCGGGCAAGTCCGGCAAGAAATAA
- the rpmC gene encoding 50S ribosomal protein L29, which yields MARPNAAEVRQLSDADITEQIDGLRRELFQLRFQQATRQLANTHRFKEVRIKLAQLLTVQSERQRSAAS from the coding sequence ATGGCCCGTCCCAACGCCGCTGAGGTCCGCCAGCTGTCCGATGCGGACATCACTGAACAGATCGACGGTCTGCGCCGCGAACTGTTTCAGCTCCGCTTCCAGCAGGCCACCCGCCAGCTGGCCAACACGCACCGTTTCAAGGAGGTCCGCATCAAGCTGGCCCAGCTTCTGACGGTGCAATCGGAGCGTCAGCGCTCCGCCGCATCCTGA
- the rplN gene encoding 50S ribosomal protein L14: MIQQETFLTVADNSGAKRIQCIRVLGTNRRYAHVGDVIVAAVKDAMPNMGVKKSDVVKAVVVRTKATLRRDTGNSIRFDDNAAVIINDDKNPKGTRVFGPVARELRDRSFTKIVSLAPEVI; this comes from the coding sequence GTGATCCAGCAGGAGACCTTCCTCACCGTCGCTGACAACAGCGGCGCCAAGCGCATCCAGTGCATCCGTGTGCTGGGAACCAACCGTCGCTACGCCCACGTCGGCGATGTCATCGTCGCCGCCGTCAAAGATGCGATGCCCAACATGGGTGTCAAGAAATCCGATGTGGTGAAGGCTGTGGTGGTGCGCACCAAGGCCACACTCCGCCGCGATACCGGCAATTCCATCCGGTTCGACGACAACGCTGCGGTGATCATCAACGATGACAAAAACCCGAAAGGCACCCGCGTCTTCGGACCGGTGGCCCGTGAACTGCGCGATCGCAGCTTCACCAAAATCGTGTCCCTCGCTCCGGAGGTGATCTGA
- the rplV gene encoding 50S ribosomal protein L22 has protein sequence MTTSTPTAPIAQAHGRFIRGSVSKVRRVLDQIRGRTYRDALIMLEFMPYRSTGPITKVLRSAVANAEHNLGLDPASLVISSASADMGPSMKRYRPRAQGRAYQIKKQTCHISIAVAAQTDS, from the coding sequence ATGACCACGTCAACCCCCACGGCCCCCATCGCCCAGGCGCACGGCCGCTTCATCCGAGGCTCCGTGTCGAAGGTGCGCCGTGTACTCGATCAGATCCGGGGTCGCACCTATCGCGACGCCCTGATCATGCTCGAGTTCATGCCCTACCGCTCCACCGGACCCATCACCAAGGTGCTGAGGTCCGCTGTGGCGAATGCGGAGCACAACCTGGGTCTTGATCCGGCTTCGCTGGTGATCTCCAGCGCAAGTGCCGACATGGGCCCTTCCATGAAGCGCTACCGGCCCCGGGCCCAGGGTCGCGCCTACCAGATCAAGAAGCAGACCTGCCACATCAGCATCGCTGTGGCAGCTCAGACCGATTCCTGA